A single region of the Idiomarinaceae bacterium HL-53 genome encodes:
- a CDS encoding solute:Na+ symporter, SSS family, whose protein sequence is METGTLISLAIYFLAMLGIGVYGYYKSTSDLSDYMLGGRRLGPGVTALSAGASDMSGWMLMGLPGAFFVAGFSEVWLSVGLLIGAYINYRVVAPRLRVYTEVAKDSITIPDYFENRFQDQSRWLRLVSAVVIIIFFTLYTASGVYAGGTLFENAFGMDYHTGLVLTAAVVVAYTLLGGFLAVSMTDFVQGCIMFVALVLVPIVAFGNLGGIEPVTAQAKELSPAMLNPFYGMTFLGTISLLAWGLGYFGQPHIIVRFMAIRSIKDFKAARRIGMTWMTVAIVGAMLTGLAGAAYMSLNATDVEVGAYVSNGSLYNPETIFIVMSQILFNPFIGGFLLAAILAAIMSTISSQLLVTSSALTQDFYKSFMNKNASDKLQVLVGRISVLLVSLVAIALVWVPQGTILDQVGNAWAGFGAAFGPLIIMSLYWKRMTMQGALSGMLVGAFTVLFWIYAPVLSNGNTLSSIVYEMVPGVLLSAITIYVVSLATASGKPEIDKEFEQMEALMKKDS, encoded by the coding sequence TTGGAAACTGGTACGCTAATATCTCTAGCAATTTACTTCCTTGCCATGCTCGGCATCGGTGTCTACGGTTACTACAAATCGACCAGCGATCTCTCCGACTACATGCTCGGTGGACGACGATTGGGTCCCGGTGTGACCGCATTATCTGCAGGTGCATCTGATATGAGTGGTTGGATGCTCATGGGTCTTCCTGGTGCGTTCTTTGTCGCAGGGTTTTCAGAAGTATGGTTATCGGTTGGCCTTTTAATTGGCGCCTACATTAATTATCGAGTCGTCGCACCACGACTGCGTGTGTACACAGAGGTTGCGAAAGACTCAATTACCATTCCCGATTATTTTGAAAATCGATTTCAAGATCAGTCTCGTTGGTTACGTCTGGTTTCAGCAGTCGTGATTATTATATTCTTCACGCTCTACACAGCCTCTGGTGTGTACGCAGGAGGAACGCTATTCGAGAACGCATTTGGTATGGATTATCATACAGGATTGGTCTTAACAGCCGCCGTCGTTGTGGCCTACACTCTGCTCGGTGGCTTCTTGGCGGTAAGCATGACCGACTTCGTGCAAGGTTGCATTATGTTCGTCGCACTGGTGCTGGTTCCTATCGTCGCATTCGGTAACCTCGGTGGTATTGAACCCGTGACTGCGCAAGCGAAAGAATTGAGCCCAGCCATGTTGAATCCGTTCTACGGCATGACCTTTTTGGGAACCATATCTCTTCTCGCATGGGGGCTCGGCTATTTCGGTCAGCCACATATTATTGTGCGCTTCATGGCAATTCGCTCAATTAAAGACTTTAAAGCGGCGCGACGCATCGGTATGACTTGGATGACGGTTGCTATTGTGGGTGCCATGCTCACAGGGTTAGCCGGTGCTGCGTACATGTCGCTGAATGCAACAGACGTTGAAGTCGGGGCCTATGTTTCGAACGGTTCTTTGTATAATCCAGAGACGATTTTTATCGTGATGTCTCAAATTCTCTTTAATCCGTTCATCGGAGGCTTTTTGCTGGCCGCCATTTTAGCCGCCATCATGAGTACCATCTCATCACAACTGTTGGTAACTTCGAGCGCACTGACCCAAGACTTTTACAAAAGTTTCATGAACAAGAACGCAAGTGACAAGCTGCAAGTGCTAGTAGGACGTATCTCAGTACTTCTTGTATCGCTCGTGGCAATCGCACTTGTTTGGGTTCCTCAAGGTACCATTCTTGACCAAGTTGGAAATGCGTGGGCCGGATTTGGCGCCGCGTTTGGGCCATTGATCATTATGAGCCTTTACTGGAAGCGAATGACGATGCAGGGTGCACTTTCTGGCATGCTGGTCGGTGCATTTACCGTTCTGTTCTGGATTTATGCCCCCGTGTTGTCAAATGGAAACACACTCAGCTCTATCGTTTATGAGATGGTTCCAGGTGTGTTGCTCTCTGCTATTACGATCTACGTTGTAAGTTTAGCAACCGCATCGGGCAAACCTGAAATAGACAAAGAGTTCGAGCAAATGGAAGCATTAATGAAGAAAGACTCATAA
- a CDS encoding NTE family protein, which yields MKRIKVGLALGSGAARGWAHIGVIRALEEMGIEIDVVTGTSIGSLIGGAYAAGRLDEVEAWVRDMDRWKVFNLLDFGLSNGGVISGEKVFNNARKRFGALKVEELQKPFAAVATDLYTGREVWLKRGDLAEIARASCAMPGLLAPKLLNGRWLVDGALVNPVPVSLARALEADFVIAVNLNSQVHIDDELSAMDQAPGTVEQSLEGDARQKVKDLEKEKEKNLFHQFLSRSSHYLEQVKDKFTRQPTSPGVFGVMAGSIDIMQERITKARMAGDPADILLQPKVGDIGLLEFETGDKAIEIGYQTTMKMKRLILEEMYHLALRQTNAPQPN from the coding sequence GTGAAACGAATTAAAGTAGGTTTAGCGTTAGGCTCCGGAGCAGCAAGAGGATGGGCCCATATTGGAGTGATTCGAGCACTTGAAGAGATGGGGATTGAAATAGACGTGGTGACCGGGACCTCAATCGGTTCCCTTATTGGCGGAGCCTATGCAGCAGGTCGGTTAGATGAAGTAGAAGCGTGGGTTCGAGATATGGACCGCTGGAAAGTTTTCAACTTGCTAGATTTTGGTTTGAGTAACGGCGGTGTTATTTCGGGGGAAAAAGTTTTCAATAATGCACGTAAACGTTTTGGCGCATTAAAGGTTGAGGAATTACAAAAACCTTTTGCTGCAGTCGCAACCGATTTATATACGGGACGCGAGGTTTGGTTAAAGAGAGGCGATTTAGCTGAAATTGCCAGAGCAAGCTGTGCCATGCCGGGTTTATTGGCGCCTAAACTTTTGAATGGTCGTTGGTTGGTAGATGGTGCGTTGGTGAACCCTGTGCCGGTATCATTGGCAAGAGCGCTAGAGGCTGATTTTGTGATTGCGGTAAATTTAAACTCTCAGGTTCACATTGATGATGAACTCTCTGCAATGGACCAAGCTCCGGGAACAGTTGAGCAATCTCTAGAAGGAGATGCAAGGCAAAAAGTAAAAGATTTGGAAAAAGAAAAGGAGAAAAACCTGTTCCACCAGTTTCTATCTAGAAGCTCGCACTACCTCGAACAGGTCAAAGATAAGTTTACTCGTCAGCCAACTTCGCCCGGCGTATTTGGAGTTATGGCTGGCTCGATTGATATTATGCAGGAGCGTATTACTAAGGCTCGTATGGCAGGGGACCCGGCAGATATTCTTTTACAGCCGAAAGTAGGGGATATTGGTTTACTTGAATTTGAAACGGGAGACAAGGCCATTGAAATTGGTTATCAAACGACGATGAAGATGAAGCGCCTGATTCTAGAAGAGATGTATCATTTAGCCTTACGGCAAACCAATGCGCCTCAGCCGAATTAA
- a CDS encoding EAL and modified HD-GYP domain-containing signal transduction protein, whose translation MFFYIARQPILDRNKALFAYELLFRNGTNNAFPDISVEVATASLIENSQLQHSVNEITDQHHAFINFSEQAILQDLPSFMPKEHVVIEVLETVTPSPTVFEALKSLKARGYKIALDDYDFNPEWEKILAIVDIIKVDLKASTRAQILALFKLAKQHTFKLLAEKVETYEEFQQCLDDGFDYFQGYFFAKPEIVTKRSLTPNQLIYTQLLQACARPEIDFDSVNQLMSRDVGITYKLLRYVNAPVHGLTEPIESLKQAIVYLGEQQIKKFIAVISAAQLGEHKPSELVRLSIVRAHMCEQIARASGVAVDPEKAFLTGMFSLLEAILDEPLTVIMSRIELGEDITKALIEKKGPLAFCLGLVTFYEKANWEKVKSVSKRLRVSEDDLPTYYLNSLNWANALNAH comes from the coding sequence ATGTTTTTTTACATTGCTCGGCAGCCCATTCTAGATCGAAATAAAGCGCTTTTTGCTTACGAGCTCTTGTTTCGAAACGGCACCAACAACGCATTTCCCGACATCTCTGTAGAAGTTGCTACCGCTAGCTTAATCGAAAATAGCCAGTTACAACATAGTGTCAATGAGATCACAGACCAGCACCACGCGTTCATCAACTTCTCCGAGCAAGCTATTTTGCAAGACTTGCCTAGCTTTATGCCCAAAGAGCATGTCGTAATTGAAGTTCTTGAAACGGTCACGCCAAGCCCTACCGTATTCGAAGCCTTAAAAAGTTTAAAAGCACGCGGTTACAAAATTGCGCTTGACGACTACGACTTCAATCCTGAGTGGGAAAAGATTTTAGCAATTGTCGACATCATCAAAGTTGACTTAAAAGCAAGCACAAGAGCACAAATACTGGCGCTATTTAAACTCGCTAAGCAACATACATTTAAGCTTCTCGCGGAAAAAGTTGAAACCTATGAAGAGTTTCAGCAGTGTTTAGACGACGGTTTCGATTATTTTCAAGGTTATTTTTTCGCCAAGCCAGAAATAGTGACAAAACGCTCCCTCACGCCGAATCAACTGATATATACGCAATTACTACAAGCCTGCGCACGTCCTGAGATTGATTTTGATTCGGTAAACCAACTCATGTCGAGAGATGTCGGCATTACATATAAGCTTTTAAGATACGTAAATGCACCTGTGCATGGCTTGACTGAGCCGATAGAGTCACTCAAACAAGCGATTGTTTACCTGGGTGAACAGCAAATAAAAAAGTTCATCGCGGTGATCTCTGCGGCTCAGCTCGGCGAGCATAAACCTTCTGAACTCGTTCGCCTTTCAATCGTGCGTGCTCATATGTGTGAACAAATCGCGAGGGCCAGTGGTGTCGCAGTTGATCCGGAAAAGGCATTTCTCACCGGTATGTTCTCACTGCTTGAGGCGATCCTCGACGAACCACTCACGGTGATCATGTCTCGTATAGAGCTCGGCGAAGATATTACCAAAGCACTCATTGAAAAGAAGGGCCCGCTCGCTTTCTGTCTTGGCCTAGTAACTTTCTACGAAAAGGCGAACTGGGAGAAAGTAAAAAGCGTTTCTAAGCGGCTTAGAGTCTCGGAGGACGACCTACCTACTTATTACTTAAACTCTCTAAATTGGGCAAACGCACTCAACGCACATTAA
- a CDS encoding Uncharacterized conserved protein, DUF885 familyt — translation MRVLISLFISISVISCTPIKTDEVSVQQVEQSQALHEIFEDYFQANLALNPLEATAIGVTGYDHILGNPFTEEHRERARLLEEEFLMALETIDESALSEQDQLSYQIFKYEREVSVEQLAYPSHLLPLNQMYNIANQYAQLGAGSSFHPFATVENYSDWLQRMQQIPDVFQQIQMNLAKGIEEDVVMPRVLAERVVTQIEAHLVESVEDSLFYRPLVAFPDNFDNSVKEQITLDYERVITDEVLPAYQALHEYLVSEYLPVTRTDSYGVGSLPGGGDWYAFEVERQTTTQLTPQEIHEIGLAEVARIHEEIRAIMSRVGFSGTLDEFFAFTRDDPQFHYESPEAMLEDYRAFAKQVESRIDLIFDPEVIPKADYEIRAVEPFRERSASSGSYSVASEDGSRPGIFYLNTYGLEARPTWAKGALTLHEAIPGHHYQLSIQRELDNVPRFRRFSIAVAYAEGWGLYTEQLGSELGVFEPYDQYGQLVAELWRAIRLVVDTGLHEFAWSRQQVLDYMYANAPVKEARAVSEAERFMALPGQALAYKIGQLKILELRGYAEQRLGDEFDVRAFHYELLRHGSVPLTILEQIIVDWVETQSSN, via the coding sequence ATGCGCGTACTTATTAGTCTCTTCATTTCAATTTCTGTTATTTCCTGTACTCCCATAAAGACTGATGAAGTTTCTGTTCAACAAGTTGAGCAGAGTCAGGCCTTGCACGAAATTTTCGAAGATTATTTTCAGGCAAATTTAGCTTTGAATCCTTTGGAAGCAACAGCCATTGGTGTCACTGGTTACGACCATATTTTGGGTAATCCATTTACTGAGGAACATCGGGAGCGCGCTCGTTTATTAGAAGAAGAGTTTTTAATGGCGTTGGAAACCATCGACGAAAGCGCTTTGTCTGAGCAGGATCAACTGAGTTATCAAATATTTAAATATGAGCGTGAAGTTTCGGTTGAGCAATTGGCTTATCCTTCGCATCTGTTACCACTTAATCAAATGTACAATATTGCAAATCAGTATGCGCAATTAGGCGCGGGTAGTTCATTCCATCCTTTTGCCACTGTTGAAAACTATTCTGATTGGTTGCAGCGAATGCAGCAAATTCCGGATGTATTCCAGCAAATACAGATGAACTTGGCAAAGGGCATAGAAGAAGATGTTGTGATGCCTCGAGTGCTTGCGGAGCGTGTTGTGACTCAAATTGAAGCACACTTAGTAGAGAGTGTTGAGGATAGTCTTTTTTACCGGCCTTTAGTGGCTTTTCCCGACAATTTCGACAACTCAGTGAAGGAACAGATAACGCTCGATTATGAGCGAGTCATTACAGATGAGGTTTTGCCCGCATATCAGGCGCTACACGAATATTTGGTTTCGGAATATCTACCCGTTACACGTACCGATAGCTACGGTGTGGGATCGTTGCCTGGAGGGGGTGATTGGTATGCTTTTGAGGTTGAACGGCAAACCACGACTCAGCTTACGCCGCAAGAGATTCATGAAATAGGGCTGGCTGAAGTTGCGCGGATTCACGAAGAAATCAGAGCTATAATGTCTCGGGTTGGATTTTCAGGGACCCTGGATGAGTTTTTCGCGTTCACACGTGATGATCCCCAATTCCATTATGAATCGCCTGAGGCAATGCTCGAGGACTATCGAGCTTTTGCTAAACAGGTTGAGTCTCGGATAGACCTTATCTTTGATCCTGAGGTAATTCCGAAAGCGGATTATGAAATTCGTGCAGTGGAACCATTTCGTGAACGTTCAGCGAGCTCCGGAAGCTACTCTGTTGCCTCGGAAGACGGGAGTCGACCCGGTATTTTTTATCTCAATACATATGGACTAGAAGCTCGCCCAACTTGGGCAAAGGGCGCGCTGACATTACATGAAGCAATCCCTGGCCATCATTATCAACTCTCTATTCAGCGCGAGCTCGATAACGTTCCACGTTTTCGCCGTTTCAGCATTGCCGTAGCTTATGCAGAAGGTTGGGGCTTGTATACAGAGCAGCTCGGCTCCGAGTTGGGTGTTTTTGAACCGTATGATCAATACGGGCAGCTGGTTGCTGAGCTTTGGCGCGCTATTCGCCTCGTTGTTGATACGGGTCTTCATGAGTTTGCATGGAGCCGTCAACAAGTGTTGGATTATATGTATGCAAATGCGCCGGTAAAGGAGGCGAGAGCAGTTTCAGAGGCTGAACGTTTTATGGCATTACCCGGTCAAGCGCTTGCCTATAAAATTGGGCAGTTGAAGATTTTGGAGCTGCGAGGCTATGCAGAGCAGCGTTTAGGGGATGAATTTGATGTGCGCGCATTTCATTACGAATTATTGCGCCATGGTTCAGTTCCGTTGACGATTTTGGAGCAGATTATTGTAGATTGGGTCGAGACGCAAAGTTCCAATTGA
- a CDS encoding recombination protein RecA, translating to MNDNKQKALAAALGQIERQFGKGAIMRLGDNRAMDIESISTGSLSLDIALGIGGLPCGRVVEIYGPESSGKTTLTLQVIAEAQRKGKTCAFVDAEHALDPVYAEKLGVNVDELLVSQPDTGEQALEICDMLVRSAAVDVIIVDSVAALTPKAEIEGEMGDSHVGLQARLMSQALRKLTANIKKSNTMCIFINQIRMKIGVMFGSPETTTGGNALKFYASVRLDIRRIGSLKEGDEVVGNETRVKVVKNKVAPPFKEALFQIMYGAGISKEGELIDLGVKHKLIEKAGAWYSYKGDKIGQGKANSMKFLAENVAVSQEIEQKLRDMLLLKPTEAVEEVVASGEESND from the coding sequence ATGAACGATAACAAGCAAAAAGCATTGGCTGCTGCGCTCGGCCAAATTGAGAGACAGTTCGGTAAGGGTGCGATTATGCGCCTCGGTGATAACCGAGCAATGGATATCGAGTCGATCTCTACAGGCTCCTTAAGTTTAGATATCGCGCTCGGAATTGGTGGTTTACCTTGCGGTCGTGTGGTTGAAATTTATGGTCCTGAATCAAGTGGTAAAACAACGCTGACATTGCAGGTGATTGCAGAAGCTCAGCGCAAGGGTAAAACTTGTGCGTTCGTGGATGCAGAACATGCGCTTGATCCAGTTTATGCAGAGAAGCTGGGCGTGAATGTTGATGAGTTGCTTGTATCGCAACCGGATACCGGAGAGCAAGCGCTTGAAATTTGCGACATGCTAGTAAGATCAGCTGCCGTTGACGTCATTATTGTTGACTCGGTTGCGGCGCTGACCCCGAAAGCTGAGATTGAAGGTGAAATGGGCGATAGTCACGTAGGCTTGCAAGCACGTCTTATGTCACAAGCACTTCGTAAGCTCACTGCGAATATTAAGAAATCGAACACCATGTGCATCTTTATCAATCAGATTCGAATGAAGATTGGTGTGATGTTTGGAAGTCCTGAAACGACAACAGGTGGTAACGCACTAAAATTCTATGCATCGGTTCGATTGGATATCCGTCGTATCGGCTCGTTGAAGGAAGGTGATGAAGTTGTAGGTAATGAAACGCGCGTGAAAGTTGTGAAAAACAAAGTTGCTCCGCCGTTTAAAGAAGCGCTCTTCCAAATTATGTACGGTGCTGGTATTTCAAAAGAAGGCGAGTTGATTGACTTGGGTGTAAAACACAAATTAATCGAGAAGGCCGGTGCTTGGTACTCGTATAAAGGCGATAAGATTGGTCAAGGTAAAGCGAACTCTATGAAGTTCCTTGCTGAAAATGTTGCTGTGTCTCAAGAGATTGAGCAGAAATTAAGAGATATGTTACTTCTGAAGCCCACAGAGGCTGTTGAAGAAGTCGTCGCTTCGGGTGAAGAGAGCAACGACTAA
- a CDS encoding nicotinamide-nucleotide amidase, translated as MATSDRIRVAQIAEQLLQRKWRLGTAESCTGGAVAAVCTSLPGSSRWFEGGIVSYSNELKENLLNVNPKTIDSHGAVSEECVLEMVRGAQFALNCEVTLGISGIAGPDGGTAGKPVGTVCFGWALKDKVVTDTKLFAGNRESIRQQAVGYCLLRLTTLIQMHA; from the coding sequence ATGGCTACCAGTGATCGTATTCGGGTTGCCCAAATTGCAGAGCAATTATTGCAACGAAAATGGCGGCTAGGGACTGCGGAGTCTTGTACCGGAGGGGCCGTGGCTGCGGTCTGCACAAGTTTACCTGGAAGTTCGCGATGGTTCGAGGGCGGCATTGTGAGTTACAGCAATGAGCTTAAAGAAAATTTACTCAATGTGAACCCGAAAACCATAGACAGCCATGGCGCGGTGTCGGAAGAATGTGTTTTAGAAATGGTGAGAGGGGCACAGTTCGCTTTAAATTGCGAGGTGACGCTCGGGATTTCTGGGATCGCCGGGCCTGATGGCGGAACAGCCGGCAAACCGGTGGGCACCGTTTGTTTTGGTTGGGCACTGAAAGACAAAGTTGTAACCGATACAAAGCTGTTTGCAGGTAATCGCGAGTCTATTCGACAACAAGCGGTAGGTTATTGTTTGCTGCGTTTGACTACACTCATACAAATGCACGCTTAG
- a CDS encoding DNA mismatch repair protein MutS — protein MPIDLSQHTPMMRQYLTIKAEHKDILLFYRMGDFYELFYEDAKKAAELLDISLTHRGQSAGTPIPMAGVPYHAVENYLARLIRLGESIAICEQIGDPATSKGPVERKVVRILTPGTVSDESLLEAKQSNILLALTQHPKGYSLASLELSTASFKLYEIQSLQELLSEFERLNPAEVLYSENDTLPHGIQKHAGLRRRPAWEFEQSSAYESLCRQFAVNDLLGFGVEKTHQGLAAAGCILQYVKDTQRSALPHLTHVQIEHQQDYIALDRATRRNLELTQNLSGNETNTLLSVLDNTQTAMGGRLLREWIHRPLRRISFVETRLDAVTLCQLEHRFEALQEGLKQVGDVERIVSRIALLTARPRDLSRLKQSLEQIPYLRACFKSESERYLLEEPAEVHTIIALLAGAIVDNPPVIIRDGGVIAPGYNEELDRLRALAKGGEDQLYVLEQRERDRTGIAQLKIGYNKVHGYYIELSRNAASQVPSEYQRRQTLKNVERYIIPELQAFEEKVLKSQSKALALEKTLYIQLLQTLGDSLPCLQRVSRQLAMLDVYANFAERAVSFDLVRPEFTAEQNLNIEHGRHLVVEQAQSQPFIANSVHFSPNRKLQVITGPNMGGKSTFMRQTALIVLLAHIGSFVPAKSATIGHIDQIFTRVGAADDLASGRSTFMVEMTETANILHHATAKSLVLMDEVGRGTSTYDGLSLAWASAQALAEIGAFTLFATHYFELTKLADSLPKTVNLHFDAIEENDVIAFKHQVEDGAASKSFGIQVAKLAGVPDHVLQLAKNKLRALETSALKDSHKEVMPTQPNLFDEPSSPDLRIERLEHVNPDELSPREALEFLYELKSLSSKK, from the coding sequence ATGCCAATCGATTTATCACAGCATACACCGATGATGCGTCAATATCTGACAATAAAGGCAGAACACAAAGATATTCTGCTTTTCTATCGCATGGGTGATTTTTACGAACTTTTTTACGAAGATGCGAAGAAAGCGGCGGAACTACTCGATATTTCGTTGACTCACCGAGGACAATCGGCCGGGACACCTATTCCTATGGCCGGAGTTCCGTATCATGCCGTAGAAAATTATCTAGCACGACTCATACGCCTCGGTGAATCGATCGCGATTTGTGAGCAGATTGGCGACCCTGCCACTTCGAAAGGCCCGGTAGAGCGAAAAGTCGTTCGAATCCTGACACCCGGCACTGTAAGCGATGAGTCTTTACTTGAAGCCAAACAAAGTAATATTCTGCTTGCGCTCACGCAACACCCCAAGGGGTATTCGCTCGCAAGTCTAGAATTGAGTACTGCTTCTTTTAAACTCTATGAAATTCAAAGTTTACAAGAGCTACTCAGCGAGTTCGAACGATTAAATCCGGCCGAAGTGCTTTACTCGGAAAATGACACACTTCCTCATGGAATCCAAAAACATGCAGGACTAAGACGCAGACCCGCATGGGAATTTGAACAAAGCAGTGCTTACGAGTCATTATGCCGCCAATTTGCAGTGAATGACCTACTCGGCTTTGGTGTCGAAAAAACCCATCAAGGGCTTGCCGCTGCCGGCTGTATTTTACAATACGTAAAAGACACACAACGCTCCGCTCTTCCCCATCTCACTCATGTTCAAATTGAGCACCAACAGGACTATATTGCACTCGATCGTGCAACCCGAAGAAATTTGGAGCTGACACAAAATCTAAGTGGCAACGAAACCAATACCTTGCTCTCTGTACTCGATAACACGCAAACAGCGATGGGCGGCAGGCTGTTGCGGGAATGGATTCACCGCCCATTACGGCGGATTTCTTTTGTGGAAACACGTCTCGATGCAGTCACTTTATGTCAACTCGAACATCGCTTCGAGGCTTTACAAGAGGGGTTGAAACAGGTTGGTGATGTAGAGCGAATCGTTTCTCGTATCGCACTACTTACGGCCCGTCCGCGCGATTTGTCACGACTTAAGCAGAGTTTAGAGCAAATTCCATATCTGCGAGCTTGCTTTAAGTCTGAGTCAGAGCGCTACCTACTGGAAGAGCCCGCTGAAGTTCATACTATAATTGCGCTTTTAGCTGGCGCTATTGTTGACAATCCGCCAGTAATTATTCGTGATGGTGGTGTCATTGCACCTGGTTATAACGAAGAGCTAGACCGCTTACGGGCGTTAGCCAAGGGAGGCGAAGACCAACTGTATGTACTTGAGCAAAGAGAACGTGACCGAACAGGCATAGCGCAATTAAAAATTGGCTACAATAAGGTCCACGGTTATTACATTGAGCTTAGTAGAAATGCTGCGTCTCAAGTACCGAGTGAATATCAACGCAGGCAAACCTTAAAAAATGTTGAGCGTTACATTATTCCTGAATTACAGGCGTTCGAAGAGAAAGTCTTAAAGAGTCAAAGCAAAGCGCTGGCGTTAGAGAAAACGCTTTATATTCAGCTCTTGCAAACACTAGGCGACTCGCTGCCTTGCTTACAAAGAGTGTCTCGTCAACTTGCGATGCTTGATGTCTACGCAAATTTTGCTGAGCGTGCCGTTTCCTTTGATCTAGTTCGACCCGAGTTTACCGCTGAGCAAAACTTAAATATTGAACACGGACGCCACCTAGTTGTAGAGCAAGCACAGTCACAACCCTTCATCGCCAATAGCGTTCATTTCAGCCCGAACCGCAAGTTACAAGTGATTACCGGCCCAAATATGGGGGGTAAATCTACATTTATGCGGCAAACAGCACTTATCGTACTCCTCGCCCACATTGGTAGCTTTGTACCTGCAAAGAGCGCAACGATTGGGCATATTGATCAGATATTTACCCGTGTTGGAGCAGCGGACGATCTCGCATCAGGGCGTTCAACATTTATGGTTGAGATGACGGAAACTGCAAATATCCTTCATCATGCAACGGCTAAAAGCCTGGTTTTAATGGATGAGGTTGGCAGAGGAACCTCAACTTATGATGGATTGTCACTTGCATGGGCTTCTGCTCAAGCACTTGCAGAGATAGGTGCGTTTACTCTATTTGCAACTCATTATTTTGAGCTTACAAAGCTTGCAGATTCACTTCCAAAAACGGTTAATTTACATTTCGATGCAATTGAAGAGAACGATGTCATTGCCTTCAAACATCAAGTTGAAGATGGTGCAGCGAGTAAGAGTTTTGGAATTCAAGTTGCTAAATTGGCGGGAGTTCCAGACCATGTATTACAGCTTGCAAAAAATAAATTACGCGCGCTTGAGACAAGTGCTCTCAAAGATTCTCACAAAGAAGTAATGCCAACCCAGCCAAATTTATTCGATGAGCCTTCCTCGCCCGATCTGCGCATTGAGAGACTAGAGCACGTGAATCCCGATGAATTGAGCCCACGAGAAGCGCTCGAGTTTCTTTATGAACTTAAAAGCCTTAGCTCAAAGAAGTAA
- a CDS encoding RNA polymerase, sigma 38 subunit, RpoS encodes MSGEERVGKSSDDEMYEDEVMSEDEEILEEDAREEIDGELEEAIANKGKYQRKLDATQMYLSEIGFSPLLTAEEEVYFARKALKGDVKARQRMIESNLRLVVKIARRYNNRGLALLDLIEEGNLGLIRAVEKFDPERGFRFSTYATWWIRQTIERAIMNQTRTIRLPIHVVKELNVYLRAARELAHKLDHEPTAEDIAKSLEKPVADVNKMLRLNERVSSVDTPLAGDSDKGLLDIIPDEKAGGPESILQDDDMHEHIVEWLEELSPKQKEVLARRFGLLGYEPSTLEDVGREIGLTRERVRQIQVESLRRLREILQQQGLSLEAIFSLQ; translated from the coding sequence ATGAGCGGTGAAGAACGAGTAGGTAAATCGTCTGATGATGAGATGTACGAGGATGAGGTCATGTCTGAAGATGAGGAAATCCTTGAGGAAGATGCACGCGAAGAAATCGATGGTGAGCTAGAAGAGGCCATCGCGAATAAAGGTAAATATCAACGTAAACTCGACGCCACTCAGATGTATTTGAGCGAGATCGGGTTTTCTCCCTTACTCACCGCTGAAGAAGAAGTTTATTTCGCACGCAAGGCGTTGAAAGGCGATGTAAAAGCTCGCCAACGCATGATCGAGAGTAATTTGCGACTTGTGGTCAAAATAGCCCGTAGGTACAACAATCGAGGCTTAGCCTTACTTGATCTTATTGAAGAAGGAAATCTTGGATTGATTCGTGCGGTGGAGAAATTTGATCCTGAGCGCGGTTTTCGCTTTTCAACATACGCTACGTGGTGGATTCGCCAAACCATCGAGCGAGCTATTATGAATCAAACACGGACCATTCGGTTACCAATTCATGTCGTTAAAGAACTGAATGTTTATTTGCGTGCTGCGCGTGAACTCGCGCACAAACTGGATCATGAGCCTACGGCCGAAGATATTGCGAAAAGTCTAGAGAAGCCGGTTGCAGACGTAAATAAGATGCTGCGCTTAAATGAGCGCGTATCCTCCGTAGATACTCCATTGGCGGGAGATAGTGACAAGGGCTTGTTAGACATTATCCCAGACGAAAAAGCAGGTGGTCCTGAATCTATTCTACAAGATGACGATATGCATGAGCACATTGTTGAATGGCTTGAAGAGCTGAGCCCCAAGCAAAAAGAAGTACTTGCGCGTCGATTTGGGTTGCTTGGATATGAACCATCGACGCTTGAAGACGTGGGACGAGAAATTGGCCTGACAAGAGAGCGTGTCAGGCAAATCCAGGTTGAGTCATTGCGGCGCCTTCGAGAAATATTGCAACAGCAAGGGCTGAGTTTAGAAGCGATTTTTTCTCTTCAATAG